The stretch of DNA TCAAGTGCCATTATTACGATACTTGCGATAAATGCAAATATAAATTTATTTCTTATAGAAGTTATATGCTCGTCTCTTTTTGCTTCAAACTCATCAATATCAGTTGCTACAAAGTAGCCAAGTTTCTTTATCTTTTGCTCTAAAATTTCACGTACACTAGCGTCTTTTAGAACAAACTCGCCGCTTGCGTTTGCAAAATTTACATTTGCTTCAAGTACTCCATCTATCTTTTTAGAAACCTTTTCGATAGCATTTGAGCAGTTTACGCAGCTCATTCCCGCTATATTTAGTTTGACTTTTAAAGACATATCAGAGCTCTTTTATTATGTCAAATCCCAAATCAGCCATTTCAGACTTAAATTTCTCAACATCGCTATCTTTTATATCAAGACTAACTTGTCTTGGCTCTTTGCTAAGATCAACTTCTATCTTGCCAAAGTCATCTTCAAGTGCGTTTTTTATTGTATTTGCACAGTTTTGGCAGTGGATATTGTTTGCTTCAAATGTTTTCATATTATCTCCTT from Campylobacter concisus encodes:
- a CDS encoding heavy-metal-associated domain-containing protein, which encodes MKTFEANNIHCQNCANTIKNALEDDFGKIEVDLSKEPRQVSLDIKDSDVEKFKSEMADLGFDIIKEL